Proteins encoded together in one Microbacterium sp. ABRD28 window:
- a CDS encoding biotin/lipoate A/B protein ligase family protein, translating into MHGEYKVPGGKLVVVDLDVRGGRIADFRLAGDFFLEPDDALPLIDAAVTGLPVETDVAGIAAAVRAALPAGAQLLGFTPEAVGTAVRRALVTAPGWRDFDWEVVHDAPVSPRMNLALDEVLTERVGDGRRRPTLRLWEWNESAVVIGSFQSYRNEVDPEGANRHGFDVVRRISGGGAMLMGANSIVTYSLYVPASLVAGMTFADSYAFLDDWVLQALRSLGVEAVYQPLNDIASPEGKIGGAAQKRLANGGVLHHATLSYDMDGQVMTEVLRIGREKLSDKGTASAAKRVDPLRRQTGLPREAIIERFIETFSTLYGAEPGAVTDEEYAAAQALVESKFATSAWLHRVP; encoded by the coding sequence ATGCACGGCGAGTACAAAGTCCCCGGCGGAAAACTCGTGGTCGTCGACCTCGATGTGCGGGGCGGCCGCATCGCCGACTTCCGCCTCGCCGGCGACTTCTTCCTCGAGCCCGACGATGCCCTGCCCCTCATCGACGCCGCCGTCACGGGGCTGCCGGTCGAGACCGACGTCGCGGGCATCGCCGCCGCAGTCAGGGCGGCACTCCCCGCCGGGGCGCAGCTGCTGGGATTCACGCCCGAGGCGGTCGGCACCGCCGTGCGCCGCGCGCTCGTCACCGCGCCCGGGTGGCGCGACTTCGACTGGGAGGTCGTTCATGACGCCCCGGTCTCGCCCCGGATGAACCTGGCGCTCGATGAGGTGCTCACCGAGCGCGTCGGCGACGGTCGGCGCCGCCCGACCCTGCGACTGTGGGAGTGGAACGAATCGGCCGTCGTGATCGGATCGTTCCAGTCGTATCGCAACGAGGTCGACCCCGAAGGGGCGAACCGTCACGGGTTCGATGTCGTCCGGCGCATCTCGGGCGGCGGGGCGATGCTCATGGGCGCCAACTCGATCGTCACGTATTCGCTGTACGTGCCGGCCTCGCTCGTGGCGGGCATGACCTTCGCCGATTCATACGCCTTCCTCGACGATTGGGTGCTGCAGGCCCTGCGGTCGCTCGGCGTCGAGGCGGTCTACCAGCCGCTCAACGACATCGCCTCGCCAGAGGGCAAGATCGGCGGTGCCGCGCAGAAGCGACTCGCCAACGGCGGCGTGCTCCACCACGCCACCCTCAGCTACGACATGGACGGTCAGGTGATGACCGAGGTGCTCCGCATCGGCCGCGAGAAGCTCAGCGACAAGGGCACGGCGTCGGCCGCCAAGCGGGTCGATCCGCTGCGGCGGCAGACGGGCCTGCCCCGCGAGGCGATCATCGAGCGCTTCATCGAGACTTTCTCCACGCTCTACGGCGCCGAACCCGGCGCGGTCACCGATGAGGAGTACGCCGCGGCTCAGGCGCTCGTCGAGAGCAAGTTCGCCACCTCGGCCTGGCTGCATCGCGTGCCGTGA
- a CDS encoding LLM class F420-dependent oxidoreductase produces MRYGLFIPQGWRHDLVDIEPADQWRVMRELAQHADRGPWESLWVYDHFHTVPVPSEEATHEAWTLMASFAAVTDRIRLGQMCTCMGYRNPAYLAKVAATVDIISGGRTEMGIGGGWYEHEWRAYGYGFPKIGDRLGMLEEGVEIMRQAWTTGTATLHGRHYDVDGALVRPLPLQEGGIPLWIAGGGEKVTLKIAAKYAQYTNWSSEPEEFTRKDEILRAHADDLGRDQAEIVRSANFNTVIGENEKDVAARLDRIEQRVTPYLGDRTAAFMAEYRSDRGLVGTPEQVAERLAALRERGLGYAIHYFPEHAYDRSGVSEFERQVVSALR; encoded by the coding sequence GTGCGATACGGACTCTTCATCCCCCAGGGCTGGCGCCACGACCTCGTCGACATCGAACCCGCCGATCAGTGGCGGGTGATGCGCGAGCTCGCGCAGCACGCCGACCGCGGTCCGTGGGAATCGCTGTGGGTCTACGACCATTTCCACACCGTGCCTGTGCCGAGCGAGGAGGCGACGCACGAGGCGTGGACGCTGATGGCCTCGTTCGCCGCGGTGACCGACCGAATCCGTCTCGGCCAGATGTGCACGTGCATGGGGTACCGCAATCCCGCTTACCTGGCGAAGGTCGCCGCCACCGTCGACATCATCTCGGGCGGACGCACCGAGATGGGAATCGGCGGCGGCTGGTACGAGCACGAGTGGCGGGCCTACGGCTACGGGTTCCCGAAGATCGGCGATCGTCTCGGCATGCTCGAGGAGGGCGTGGAGATCATGCGCCAGGCCTGGACGACGGGCACCGCCACGCTCCACGGTCGTCACTACGACGTCGACGGCGCGCTCGTGCGCCCGCTGCCCCTGCAGGAGGGCGGGATCCCCCTGTGGATCGCGGGCGGCGGCGAGAAGGTGACGCTCAAGATCGCGGCGAAGTACGCGCAGTACACGAACTGGTCGAGTGAGCCGGAGGAGTTCACCCGCAAGGACGAGATCCTGCGCGCCCACGCCGACGACCTCGGTCGCGACCAGGCCGAGATCGTGCGGTCGGCGAACTTCAACACCGTCATCGGTGAGAACGAGAAGGATGTCGCGGCGCGTCTGGACCGCATCGAGCAGCGTGTCACCCCCTACCTGGGCGATCGCACCGCGGCCTTCATGGCCGAGTACCGCTCCGACCGCGGCCTCGTCGGCACCCCCGAGCAGGTCGCCGAGCGCCTCGCGGCGCTCCGCGAACGCGGTCTCGGCTACGCCATCCACTACTTCCCCGAGCACGCGTACGACCGCTCGGGCGTCAGCGAGTTCGAGCGTCAGGTCGTCTCGGCGCTGCGCTGA
- a CDS encoding site-specific DNA-methyltransferase, whose amino-acid sequence MTTPSPPAAPRGSVTVHHGDNLDVIRNFPDASFTLIYLDPPFNTGRMRERSVERARATVPEAPAGVVRRGFHGREYERLRGDLRTYDDRFDDYWGFLEPRLEEAWRLLAPDGTLYLHLDFREAHYAKVLMDALFGRENFLNELVWAYDYGAKTRRRWPTKHDTILVYVKDPDRYWFDSDGVDREPYMAPGLVTPEKAARGKLPTDVWWHTIVPTTGREKTGYPTQKPEGILRRIVQASSRPGDRVLDFFAGSGTTAAVAASLGRNAVLVDDNPAAIEVIRRRIPDAELVTSVPLEQVARSDAALEPLP is encoded by the coding sequence GTGACCACCCCGTCTCCACCCGCAGCGCCGCGGGGCTCGGTCACCGTCCACCACGGCGACAACCTCGACGTGATCCGGAACTTCCCCGACGCGTCGTTCACGCTGATCTACCTCGACCCGCCGTTCAACACCGGACGCATGCGGGAGCGGAGCGTCGAGCGCGCCCGCGCGACCGTTCCCGAGGCCCCGGCGGGCGTCGTCCGGCGCGGGTTCCACGGGCGCGAGTACGAGCGGCTGCGCGGCGACCTCCGCACCTACGACGACCGATTCGACGACTACTGGGGGTTCCTCGAGCCACGCCTGGAGGAGGCCTGGCGCCTCCTCGCGCCTGACGGCACGCTGTACCTGCACCTCGACTTCCGCGAGGCGCACTACGCCAAGGTGCTGATGGACGCCCTGTTCGGCCGCGAGAACTTCCTCAACGAGCTCGTCTGGGCCTACGACTACGGCGCGAAGACGCGGCGCCGCTGGCCGACCAAGCACGACACGATCCTCGTCTACGTCAAGGACCCCGATCGCTACTGGTTCGACTCCGACGGCGTCGACCGCGAGCCCTACATGGCTCCAGGCCTCGTGACCCCCGAGAAGGCCGCGCGCGGCAAGCTCCCCACCGACGTCTGGTGGCACACCATCGTCCCCACCACCGGCCGGGAGAAGACGGGCTATCCGACGCAGAAGCCCGAGGGGATCCTCCGCCGCATCGTGCAGGCCTCGAGCCGCCCCGGCGACCGGGTGCTCGACTTCTTCGCCGGGAGCGGCACGACCGCCGCCGTCGCGGCATCCCTCGGCCGCAATGCGGTGCTCGTCGACGACAACCCTGCCGCGATCGAGGTGATCCGCCGCCGCATCCCCGACGCGGAGCTCGTGACATCCGTTCCTCTCGAACAGGTCGCCCGATCGGATGCCGCCCTGGAGCCGCTCCCGTAG
- a CDS encoding alpha/beta hydrolase, with the protein MAFVTVGTDNSSDIQLFYTDQGSGQAVVLIHGFPLDSESWNKQQAALLDAGYRVIAYDRRGFGASSKVGSGYDYDTFASDLDALMKRLDLADAVLVGFSMGTGEIARYLGTYGSGQVSKAAFLGSLEPFLLKTDENPDGAAPQEFFDETAAAVKNDRYAFLTGFFTDFYNLDEHLGSRISQEAVDASVQTANRAGNTAIAAAPLTWPTDFRADIEKIDVPTLIVHGTADNILPIDATGRRFREMLPDATYVEIEGAPHGMLWTHGDEVNEALLKFLAS; encoded by the coding sequence ATGGCTTTCGTCACCGTCGGAACGGACAACTCGTCGGACATCCAGCTCTTCTACACCGACCAGGGGTCGGGTCAGGCGGTCGTGCTGATCCACGGCTTCCCTCTCGACAGCGAATCGTGGAACAAGCAGCAGGCGGCTCTGCTGGATGCCGGCTATCGCGTGATCGCCTACGACCGTCGGGGGTTCGGCGCCTCGAGCAAGGTCGGCTCCGGCTACGACTACGACACCTTCGCCTCCGACCTCGACGCGCTGATGAAGCGCCTCGACCTGGCCGACGCCGTGCTGGTGGGCTTCTCGATGGGCACCGGTGAGATCGCCCGCTACCTGGGGACGTACGGCAGCGGCCAGGTGTCCAAGGCCGCCTTCCTCGGTTCCCTGGAGCCCTTCCTGCTCAAGACGGACGAGAATCCCGATGGCGCGGCCCCGCAGGAGTTCTTCGATGAGACTGCCGCAGCGGTGAAGAACGACCGCTACGCGTTCCTGACCGGATTCTTCACGGACTTCTACAACCTCGACGAGCACCTCGGCTCCCGCATCTCGCAGGAGGCCGTCGACGCGAGCGTTCAGACCGCCAACCGCGCGGGTAACACCGCGATCGCGGCGGCGCCGCTCACCTGGCCGACCGACTTCCGCGCCGACATCGAGAAGATCGACGTACCGACCCTGATCGTCCACGGCACGGCCGACAACATCCTGCCGATCGATGCCACGGGGCGGCGCTTCCGCGAGATGCTCCCGGATGCGACCTACGTCGAGATCGAGGGAGCCCCCCACGGCATGCTCTGGACCCACGGCGATGAGGTCAACGAGGCGCTGCTGAAGTTCCTCGCATCCTGA
- a CDS encoding Gfo/Idh/MocA family oxidoreductase — protein sequence MSGAVGVGVIGAGVISDTYLENLQSFPDVDVVSVGDLLVDRAEAQARRHGVPRWGSVDDVLADPDVQVVVNLTIPAAHIEVSMRAIGAGKHVWTEKPIGLDRDGAAELLAAAAAAGLRVGSAPDTVLGPGFQTAKRAIAAGVIGEPLFAQTVFQTQGPDLWHPAPQFLFARGAGPLLDMGPYYFTGLVSLFGPVDRVSAVGRKARAERVIHTGPNAGATFPVEVPTTVQVVISFESGRQAQSLLSFDSALERTGVFEVHGTEGSIVLPDPNQFAGRIAYVTPLGVLRDGMSVEQEWIDIAQEGVVVGRGLGLLDMVRAIAEGRPHVASGDLALHVLDVMLSAEQSIETGESVRVASTVDPVPVIDGDFDPLARTL from the coding sequence ATGAGCGGCGCGGTCGGCGTCGGCGTCATCGGCGCCGGGGTCATCAGCGACACCTACCTCGAGAACCTGCAGTCCTTCCCCGATGTGGACGTCGTCAGCGTCGGCGACCTCCTCGTCGATCGCGCCGAGGCCCAGGCTCGCAGGCACGGCGTCCCCCGCTGGGGAAGCGTCGACGATGTGCTGGCGGATCCCGACGTGCAGGTCGTCGTCAACCTCACGATCCCCGCCGCGCACATCGAGGTGTCGATGCGTGCGATCGGGGCGGGCAAGCACGTGTGGACAGAGAAGCCGATCGGTCTCGATCGCGACGGCGCCGCCGAGCTCCTCGCCGCCGCGGCGGCGGCCGGACTCCGGGTCGGTTCCGCCCCCGACACCGTCCTCGGTCCCGGTTTCCAGACCGCCAAGCGCGCGATCGCCGCGGGCGTCATCGGCGAGCCGCTCTTCGCGCAGACGGTGTTCCAGACGCAGGGGCCCGACCTCTGGCATCCCGCACCGCAGTTCCTCTTCGCCCGGGGCGCCGGGCCGCTCCTCGACATGGGCCCGTATTACTTCACGGGACTCGTCAGCCTCTTCGGCCCCGTCGACCGGGTGTCGGCCGTCGGCCGCAAGGCGCGCGCTGAGCGCGTCATCCACACCGGGCCGAACGCCGGCGCGACGTTCCCGGTCGAGGTGCCGACCACCGTGCAGGTGGTCATCTCCTTCGAGAGCGGTCGGCAGGCGCAGAGCCTGCTGAGCTTCGACTCGGCGCTCGAACGCACGGGCGTCTTCGAGGTGCACGGCACCGAGGGGTCGATCGTCCTGCCCGACCCCAACCAGTTCGCGGGGCGGATCGCCTACGTCACGCCGCTGGGGGTTCTTCGCGACGGCATGAGCGTCGAGCAGGAGTGGATCGACATCGCGCAGGAAGGCGTCGTCGTGGGGCGCGGGCTCGGCCTGCTCGACATGGTGCGCGCGATCGCCGAGGGGCGTCCTCACGTCGCGAGCGGCGACCTGGCGCTGCACGTCCTGGACGTCATGCTGTCGGCGGAGCAGTCGATCGAGACCGGCGAGTCGGTCCGCGTGGCGAGCACCGTCGACCCGGTGCCCGTCATCGACGGGGACTTCGACCCCCTCGCCCGGACCCTCTGA
- the galK gene encoding galactokinase: protein MAATPAPRDAALDALARLTDAAPAGVWSSPGRVNLIGEHTDYNDGFVLPLAIPHRTAAAVAPNTEGVLRVTSTFADEPVVVALDDLPTLFPARRESITEWARYPLGVAWALGESAPDAAAAHATGLDIAIASNVPVGAGLSSSAAIEGAVAIALNDLWQLGLDRPALARAGRRAENEAVGAPTGIMDQMASILGAADAAILLDCRSLEVEIVDLGFDAAGLTLLVMDTRVQHSHASGGYGERRASCEAGAAALGVASLRDLGVGDLARAERELDDVTFRRVRHVVTENQRVLDTVRMLRADGPRSIGELLVASHASMRDDFEISVPELDTAVDAALEAGAIGARMTGGGFGGAAIALVDRDRVPEVTDTVTRAFARSGFDEPTIFAVTAAEGARREA, encoded by the coding sequence ATGGCCGCGACCCCGGCCCCCCGCGACGCGGCGCTCGACGCCCTCGCCCGCCTCACCGACGCCGCGCCTGCCGGTGTCTGGTCGTCGCCCGGGCGCGTCAACCTGATCGGCGAGCACACCGACTACAACGATGGGTTCGTGCTGCCGCTGGCGATCCCTCATCGCACGGCGGCCGCCGTCGCCCCGAACACCGAGGGGGTGCTGCGGGTCACCTCGACCTTCGCCGACGAGCCGGTGGTCGTCGCGCTCGACGATCTTCCGACCCTCTTCCCCGCCCGCCGCGAGAGCATCACCGAGTGGGCACGTTACCCGCTCGGCGTCGCCTGGGCACTGGGCGAGTCCGCCCCCGATGCCGCAGCGGCCCACGCGACCGGGCTCGACATCGCCATCGCATCGAACGTGCCCGTCGGTGCCGGCCTGTCGTCGTCGGCGGCGATCGAGGGCGCCGTCGCCATCGCACTGAACGATCTGTGGCAGCTGGGTCTCGATCGGCCCGCCCTGGCGCGCGCGGGACGGCGTGCCGAGAACGAGGCCGTCGGCGCCCCCACCGGCATCATGGACCAGATGGCCTCGATCCTCGGGGCCGCCGACGCGGCGATCCTGCTCGACTGCCGCAGCCTCGAGGTCGAGATCGTCGACCTGGGGTTCGATGCCGCGGGGCTCACCCTGCTCGTGATGGACACCCGCGTGCAGCACTCCCACGCCTCGGGTGGGTACGGTGAGCGCCGCGCCTCGTGCGAGGCGGGTGCGGCGGCGCTCGGTGTCGCGTCTCTCCGCGATCTCGGGGTCGGCGACCTCGCCCGCGCCGAGCGCGAGCTCGATGACGTCACCTTCCGGCGTGTCCGACACGTGGTGACCGAGAATCAGCGGGTGCTCGACACGGTGCGGATGCTGCGGGCCGACGGTCCTCGATCGATCGGCGAGCTGCTCGTCGCGTCGCACGCATCGATGCGCGACGACTTCGAGATCTCGGTTCCGGAACTCGACACCGCCGTCGATGCGGCGCTCGAGGCGGGGGCGATCGGAGCGCGGATGACCGGTGGCGGATTCGGCGGCGCGGCGATCGCGCTGGTCGACCGCGACCGCGTTCCCGAGGTGACCGACACCGTGACGAGGGCCTTCGCCCGCAGCGGTTTCGACGAACCGACGATCTTCGCGGTCACCGCCGCCGAGGGCGCGCGCCGCGAGGCGTGA
- a CDS encoding carboxylesterase family protein has product MTSVNDAVISLSCGAVRGLWRGEPGDPGSSAAFLGIPFADPPVGERRFAPPSPVPPWDGVRDATAYGATAQRGDTGITLIPEPSVEGESTLNVNVFTPCPGDADAALPVLVYIHGGGFTSGSPASPWYDGRAFNRDGVVTVTVSYRLGFDGFGEIPGAPSNRGVRDWLAALEWVQQHIRDFGGDPSRVTIAGQSAGGGAVLTLLGMPAAQHLFHAAWALSPALGDIPAPLARERSERLADLADVAATLEGFRSVSEERLLALQRDAAKVASRDPLAPLTGILRDGLPWGPVIDGELLPRATIESLRACVGAEKALVVGATDDEFTMITDGIRVPLRLIPAALLLRRIGVDPEVVGPYLAANGSQRRKGGAAVIGRFISDSIFRSTVVRAADARGGADTWVYAFSWPSPTRRWSLHCLDVPFWFDGLDLDGVSAIAGDDPPRSLADAVHGSAVALVRDRDPGWPTWASAPGTARVFGGPSSAPDVVRDAYASVAALV; this is encoded by the coding sequence ATGACCAGCGTGAACGATGCGGTCATCAGCCTCTCCTGCGGCGCGGTGCGGGGCCTGTGGCGGGGAGAGCCGGGCGATCCCGGATCATCCGCAGCGTTCCTCGGCATCCCGTTCGCCGACCCGCCTGTCGGCGAGAGGCGCTTCGCACCCCCTTCCCCTGTCCCACCGTGGGACGGTGTGCGCGACGCCACGGCATACGGTGCCACCGCTCAGCGCGGCGACACCGGGATCACGCTGATCCCCGAGCCCTCGGTCGAGGGCGAGTCGACCCTGAACGTCAATGTCTTCACCCCGTGCCCCGGCGACGCCGACGCGGCGCTGCCGGTGCTGGTCTACATCCACGGCGGCGGCTTCACCTCGGGGTCGCCGGCGAGCCCCTGGTACGACGGGCGCGCATTCAACCGCGACGGGGTCGTCACCGTCACGGTCTCCTACCGCCTCGGCTTCGACGGATTCGGTGAGATCCCCGGGGCGCCGAGCAACCGGGGGGTCCGCGACTGGCTCGCCGCGCTGGAGTGGGTGCAGCAGCACATCCGCGACTTCGGCGGCGATCCGTCCCGCGTGACGATCGCGGGGCAATCCGCCGGCGGCGGGGCGGTCCTGACCCTCCTCGGCATGCCGGCCGCCCAGCACCTCTTCCATGCGGCGTGGGCGCTCTCACCCGCCCTCGGCGACATCCCGGCGCCGCTCGCCCGGGAGCGCTCGGAGCGCCTCGCCGACCTGGCGGACGTCGCCGCCACCCTCGAGGGGTTCCGATCCGTATCCGAGGAGCGGCTGCTCGCGCTGCAGCGGGATGCCGCGAAGGTGGCGTCGAGGGATCCGCTGGCGCCGCTGACCGGCATCCTCCGCGACGGACTCCCCTGGGGGCCCGTCATCGACGGCGAGCTCCTCCCCCGGGCGACGATCGAATCGCTTCGCGCCTGCGTGGGCGCAGAAAAGGCGCTCGTCGTCGGGGCCACCGACGACGAGTTCACGATGATCACCGACGGGATCCGCGTGCCGCTGCGGTTGATTCCGGCGGCGCTCCTGCTGCGACGGATCGGCGTCGATCCCGAGGTCGTCGGACCCTACCTCGCCGCGAACGGGTCGCAGCGGCGCAAGGGTGGCGCGGCCGTGATCGGACGCTTCATCAGCGACAGCATCTTCCGCTCGACCGTAGTGCGCGCCGCCGACGCGCGCGGCGGGGCCGACACGTGGGTGTACGCCTTCTCGTGGCCGTCGCCGACCCGCAGATGGTCGCTGCACTGCCTCGACGTGCCGTTCTGGTTCGACGGCCTCGACCTCGACGGGGTGTCGGCGATCGCCGGCGATGACCCGCCCCGCAGTCTCGCCGACGCCGTGCACGGCTCGGCAGTGGCACTCGTCCGCGACCGCGACCCGGGGTGGCCGACGTGGGCGAGCGCCCCGGGCACGGCGCGCGTCTTCGGCGGCCCGTCCTCGGCACCCGACGTGGTGCGGGACGCCTACGCGAGCGTCGCCGCGCTCGTGTGA
- a CDS encoding TIM barrel protein — translation MAHPEVLPEASVQLYTLAEQFTADPGRSLDRLAEIGLRHVEAFAFVDRPDEIRAALDASGLDAPTGHAPLLSDELWTPDGAIPTPAPEIVLEAAARIGLQTVFDPFVPVERWLTEDSVAELAERLNRAADLAATFGLTVGYHNHSQEFVASFDGVTAYERFISLTDSRVALELDLYWAAAGGQDGPALVSRLGERLQAVHVKDGPVPASNPFAPDAPAFGSGALEQRHAGTGEVPLAAALRAGEGAIRYAVIEYDNPPGDVFDDIAASLAFLRDGGFVR, via the coding sequence ATGGCGCATCCGGAAGTCCTGCCCGAAGCGTCGGTCCAGCTGTACACCCTGGCCGAGCAGTTCACCGCCGATCCCGGCCGGTCTCTCGACCGCCTCGCCGAGATCGGGCTGCGTCACGTCGAGGCGTTCGCGTTCGTCGACCGGCCCGACGAGATCCGCGCGGCTCTCGACGCCAGCGGGCTCGACGCCCCGACAGGGCATGCGCCCCTTCTCAGCGACGAGCTGTGGACGCCGGACGGCGCCATTCCCACTCCGGCGCCTGAGATCGTGCTCGAGGCCGCCGCGCGGATCGGCCTGCAGACCGTCTTCGACCCGTTCGTGCCGGTGGAGCGCTGGCTGACCGAAGACTCGGTGGCCGAGCTCGCGGAGCGCCTGAACCGCGCCGCCGACCTCGCCGCGACCTTCGGGCTGACCGTGGGCTACCACAACCACTCCCAGGAGTTCGTCGCGAGCTTCGACGGCGTCACCGCCTACGAGCGCTTCATCTCCCTCACCGATTCACGCGTCGCCCTCGAACTCGACCTGTACTGGGCGGCCGCCGGCGGGCAGGACGGCCCCGCCCTCGTGTCGCGCCTGGGTGAGCGGCTGCAGGCCGTGCACGTGAAGGACGGTCCTGTTCCGGCATCCAATCCCTTCGCCCCCGATGCTCCCGCCTTCGGCTCCGGCGCGCTCGAGCAGCGTCATGCCGGCACCGGTGAGGTGCCCCTGGCCGCGGCGCTCCGCGCCGGCGAGGGCGCGATCCGCTACGCCGTCATCGAGTACGACAACCCGCCGGGCGACGTCTTCGACGACATCGCCGCCAGCCTCGCCTTCCTCCGCGACGGGGGGTTCGTGCGATGA
- the galT gene encoding galactose-1-phosphate uridylyltransferase — protein sequence MQEFGAPDAPSTTPDVEDLTGGVTKRSTRLADGRELIYFDDPDTTLGPERSVDARALDPRPETATMRLDVLTGDWISVAASRQNRAFLPPAELDPLAPQTPTNPSEIPSRYDVAVFENRSPSFGPALSTAHGDAPAAVDPPLDLEDLGELSLGRTRTSVGRCEVVCFSPAHEGSFGTQTPIRARTVIEAWADRTAALSALPGIEQVFPFENRGEAIGVTLAHPHGQIYAYPYVTPRTQALLRSIEKTGPDLFARILDRERASDRVILTGEHWTAFVPFAARWPIEVHLLPHRHVADFAETTAAERDELAPLYLRLLRGIDALYDSPTPYIAAWHQAPVHVARDSARLHLQLTSPRRAADKLKFLAGSEAAMGAWIGDIPPESAAERLREAVASVPEVTL from the coding sequence ATGCAGGAGTTCGGCGCCCCCGACGCCCCGTCGACGACCCCCGATGTCGAGGACCTGACCGGAGGTGTCACCAAGCGCTCGACCCGCCTCGCCGATGGACGCGAGCTGATCTACTTCGACGACCCCGACACGACCCTCGGCCCGGAGCGGTCCGTCGACGCGCGCGCCCTGGACCCTCGCCCCGAGACCGCGACCATGCGGCTGGACGTCCTGACCGGCGATTGGATCTCGGTGGCGGCCTCCCGCCAGAACCGCGCCTTCCTGCCGCCGGCCGAGCTCGATCCCCTCGCGCCGCAGACGCCCACCAACCCGTCGGAGATCCCCTCGCGTTACGACGTCGCGGTCTTCGAGAACCGGTCGCCGTCGTTCGGGCCGGCCCTGAGCACCGCGCACGGCGACGCTCCCGCCGCCGTCGACCCGCCGCTCGACCTGGAAGATCTCGGCGAGCTCTCGCTCGGCCGCACCCGCACCTCGGTCGGCCGCTGCGAAGTGGTCTGCTTCAGCCCCGCCCACGAGGGCTCGTTCGGCACGCAGACCCCCATCCGTGCGCGGACGGTCATCGAGGCCTGGGCCGATCGCACGGCCGCTCTCTCGGCCCTTCCCGGAATCGAGCAGGTCTTTCCGTTCGAGAACCGCGGCGAGGCCATCGGCGTCACGCTCGCCCACCCGCACGGGCAGATCTACGCCTACCCCTACGTCACCCCGCGCACGCAGGCGCTGCTGCGCTCGATCGAGAAGACCGGACCCGATCTGTTCGCGCGCATCCTCGACCGCGAGCGGGCATCGGACCGCGTGATCCTCACCGGCGAGCACTGGACGGCCTTCGTGCCCTTCGCCGCCCGCTGGCCGATCGAGGTGCACCTGCTCCCCCATCGCCACGTGGCCGACTTCGCCGAGACCACGGCGGCCGAGCGGGATGAGCTCGCGCCGCTGTACCTCCGCCTCCTCCGCGGCATCGACGCCCTGTACGACTCCCCCACCCCCTACATCGCCGCCTGGCACCAGGCCCCCGTCCACGTCGCGCGCGACAGCGCGCGCCTGCACCTCCAGCTGACGTCGCCGCGTCGCGCGGCCGACAAGCTGAAGTTCCTCGCCGGTTCCGAGGCGGCGATGGGGGCGTGGATCGGCGACATCCCGCCCGAGTCCGCCGCCGAGCGCCTGCGCGAGGCCGTGGCATCCGTTCCCGAGGTGACCCTGTGA
- a CDS encoding TetR/AcrR family transcriptional regulator: protein MAAESASPGSRGASPKGIARRQEILDRAIEVFAQRGSDRTSLRAIATEVGVTHAALRHYFGSLEELLVEVYRQAQRDHAVELSAGMTPTELMRLSAERNREIPGLVQLYSTLVATALEDGRPIARDFVAARFERLREELAEQVRRTQASGRIRADVDPHEVAALVIAASDGLQSQWLLEPTLDYERILALLDRLLSQ, encoded by the coding sequence ATGGCCGCGGAGTCGGCGTCGCCGGGGAGCCGGGGCGCCTCACCGAAGGGCATCGCGCGGCGGCAGGAGATCCTGGACCGCGCGATCGAGGTCTTCGCGCAGCGAGGATCGGACCGCACGAGCCTCCGCGCGATCGCGACCGAGGTCGGGGTGACCCACGCCGCCCTCCGCCACTACTTCGGGTCTCTCGAGGAGCTGCTCGTCGAGGTGTACCGCCAGGCCCAGCGCGATCATGCCGTGGAGCTGTCGGCCGGGATGACGCCGACCGAGCTCATGCGGCTGTCCGCCGAGCGCAACCGCGAGATCCCGGGTCTCGTGCAGCTGTATTCGACCCTTGTCGCGACCGCGCTCGAGGACGGCCGCCCCATCGCCCGCGACTTCGTCGCCGCGCGGTTCGAGCGCCTCCGGGAGGAGCTGGCCGAGCAGGTGCGCCGCACGCAGGCATCGGGCCGGATCCGCGCCGACGTCGATCCCCACGAGGTGGCTGCTCTCGTCATCGCCGCTTCCGACGGCCTGCAGTCGCAGTGGCTGCTCGAGCCGACTCTCGACTACGAACGCATCCTGGCACTGCTGGACCGGCTTCTCTCGCAGTGA